The Kribbella sp. HUAS MG21 genome includes the window GGCTGGATCCCGGTAGCCGAGTGACGTCAGGTGTTCGGCGACGAGCCGGCCGCCGTACGCCTCGTCGGCGTACGCGCCCACGTGGTCGCCGGACGCCCGCAGCGCGAGGACGTAGGGCACGTTGCGCTCGTCGAGCATCCGCAGCAAAGGATCATCGGTCCGGGCGTCACAGAGCACGAGCCCGTCGACGCGCCGGCCGAGGAGCTGCTCGACGCGCACCTCGCGTTGCGCGGGATCGTCGAGCGAGTTCGTCACGAAGGCGGCGTACCCGCGCTCGGCGGCCGCCTGGTCGATGCCCTCGAAGATCGTCGCGAGCACGAAATCCTGCAACCGCGGTACGACGACCCCGACGAGCTGCGACCGCGCGGTTCGCAGACTCGCGCCGTGCGGGTTCCGCCGGTACCCGAGCTCAGCCGCGGTCCGCAGGATCCGCTCGACGGTCTCCGCCCCCGCCCACCGCTCACGCTCCTCAGGCCCACTGTTCAGCACCCGCGAAACCGTAGACACGTCCACCCGCGCAGCCGCAGCCACAGTCCGCAACGTCGCCGCCTGCTCCCTCGCCATCCATCCCCCTCCCGACCGGCCCTTGCCCGTTGACACTACCCAATCGTTTGCGTACCGTCCTGCCCAAACGTTTGGGTAGCTGTCCACGAAGGGACTTTCGCATGTCGGCTGAGTCCGGGGACGACATCTTCGTCCAGTTGACGGCTGCCCGGGCCGCTCGGGACAGGGACCGGGCGTGCGGTGGGCCGTTGGACGGTGTGGCGTATGCCGTGAAGGATGTGTTCGACGTCGCGGGGACGCGGACGTCGGGTGCGTCACGGTACTTCGACCGTCGGCCGCCTGCCGGGCGGGACGCCGAGGTGGTACGGCGGATCGCGGCGGCCGGTGGGGTCTGCGTGGGGAAGACGACGCTCAGCGAGCTCGCGTACTCGGGGCTCGGCGTCAACGACCGCTTCGGTACGCCGACCGTCAGCCGGGACGGGATCGAGTACATCGTCGGCGGCTCCTCGTCCGGCTCGGCGGCCGCCGTCCACGCGGGGATCGTCCCGGTCGCACTCGGCAGCGACACATCGGGCTCCGCGCGAATCCCGGCCGCCTGGACAGGCACCTTCGGCTTCCGTCCGACCCTAGGCCGCTACCCAACCACCGGAATGTTGCCACTGGCACCAACCCTGGACACCCCCGGCATCCTGACCACCGACGCCAACCTCCTACTCACAACGGACGCCGTACTCGCACGCGAACCGCGGGCGCAGCTCGATCGGCCGGGAACGTTCCTGCTGCCGCACGACGAGTACCTCGAGGGGTGTGACAGCGCCGTACTCGAGCGGTT containing:
- a CDS encoding LacI family DNA-binding transcriptional regulator, with protein sequence MLNSGPEERERWAGAETVERILRTAAELGYRRNPHGASLRTARSQLVGVVVPRLQDFVLATIFEGIDQAAAERGYAAFVTNSLDDPAQREVRVEQLLGRRVDGLVLCDARTDDPLLRMLDERNVPYVLALRASGDHVGAYADEAYGGRLVAEHLTSLGYRDPAVIAGPEYASTANDRLAGFRAGLRGVELADDRVVRTGFDAEAGRTGVAELLARGPAPDAIFATNDFAAIGAIGALREHGLRVPEDVGVVGYNDTPLADSLPVPLTTVRSPMLDIGRAAFTLLEQHLTGESHESQTFTPTLVPRASTRAQRQSDGK
- a CDS encoding amidase family protein, translated to MSAESGDDIFVQLTAARAARDRDRACGGPLDGVAYAVKDVFDVAGTRTSGASRYFDRRPPAGRDAEVVRRIAAAGGVCVGKTTLSELAYSGLGVNDRFGTPTVSRDGIEYIVGGSSSGSAAAVHAGIVPVALGSDTSGSARIPAAWTGTFGFRPTLGRYPTTGMLPLAPTLDTPGILTTDANLLLTTDAVLAREPRAQLDRPGTFLLPHDEYLEGCDSAVLERFHTTVERLQSYGVRFERRRVGVLDVTRALHAQHLAIVEEEALAAYGRQFERDPDVFGAQVRRRLARALARSRERSAAPLRQAMPALRTQYRRELGDAILVSPPVEIDAPTLDQVRSSPEAEDELNARALRLTMPLSYLDSPSAVLPAGATPLQLSAPAGADHRVLTAVAHFAALTSN